The following are encoded in a window of Paenibacillaceae bacterium GAS479 genomic DNA:
- a CDS encoding acyl-CoA thioester hydrolase, with translation MDKVAWHVHPLRVRYQETDAMGVVYHANYMTWFEIGRTELIRSAGYSYGRIEEEGLMLPLTDLDSSFKLPARYDDAVAICTRVESYTPMRLAFRYQIRRLQANSEELLSELNTETKAAGNGEGLPGEMLASGGTRHVWVDRSFRPMRLDRRLPELYGLIQQYGAMPAKGDKR, from the coding sequence ATGGACAAAGTGGCTTGGCATGTTCATCCGCTCCGTGTGCGTTATCAGGAAACCGATGCAATGGGCGTCGTATACCATGCAAATTATATGACCTGGTTCGAGATCGGCCGCACAGAACTGATTCGCTCCGCTGGTTATTCTTATGGCCGGATTGAAGAGGAAGGACTCATGCTTCCTCTGACGGATTTGGACAGCAGCTTTAAGCTGCCGGCTCGCTACGATGATGCGGTTGCAATTTGCACCCGTGTGGAAAGCTATACACCGATGAGATTAGCTTTTCGTTATCAGATCCGTCGACTTCAGGCTAACTCGGAGGAGCTGTTATCAGAACTTAACACGGAGACAAAGGCGGCAGGGAATGGAGAGGGTTTGCCTGGGGAGATGCTCGCAAGTGGCGGGACTAGGCATGTCTGGGTAGATCGAAGCTTTAGGCCGATGCGACTGGACCGGCGACTGCCAGAACTATACGGACTTATTCAACAATACGGCGCTATGCCGGCAAAGGGGGACAAACGATGA
- a CDS encoding polyphosphate kinase: MSKVLSPYVNRDLSWIEFNRRVLEEAQDPSTPLLERAKFLAIVSSNLDEFMSVRMAGIQDQLKAGYTKMDFTGYTPQGLWKRLLKRTGQMVTEQYRTYREVMRGLAKENIHIRDMEDLNASQQGAMEDYFRKIVFPVLTPMAVDQSRPFPLLRTKELYLAVLLQEPDADEDAEPYFAIVQVPSILPRCVPIPAHGNSKKQEFVLLEDIIQTFIQNLFSGYELTAVDPFRLTRNADLTLNEEGAEDLLEEIEKELRRRRWGMPVRLELEEGFHPYALDLLREELEIGDHVVPISGPLDLSFLMRFTGVLKGREDLRYSKLEPEYPRELEEHELIFDTIRERDVLLHHPYESFEPLTEFVQQAAEDPQVLAVKMTLYRVSGKSEIVQALAAAAESGKQVTVVVELKARFDEERNIAWARQLEKAGCHVVYGLVGLKTHAKILLVVRREEDQLRRYVHVGTGNYNDSTAKAYTDIGLFTSHPVIGADASALFNEVTGYSSPYEWQAFGVAPSDLMEKLFRLIDREREHAQAGRGGYIAAKMNSLSNQEMIDKLYEASRSGVRIDLIVRGVCCLRPGVPGLSENIRVISIVDRFLEHSRLLYVRNAGEEQVYLSSADWMTRNLTRRIELMCPVFDPTLRESLISIIRLQLSDNVKARELKSTGGYERVLPAEDEQLLRSQFEAERNRIWKKEEDEKGAKIRV; the protein is encoded by the coding sequence ATGAGTAAAGTTTTGTCCCCCTATGTGAATCGAGATTTGAGCTGGATCGAATTCAATCGCCGGGTGCTGGAGGAAGCGCAGGACCCCTCTACGCCGCTGCTGGAGCGGGCCAAGTTCCTAGCCATCGTATCCAGCAACTTGGATGAGTTCATGAGCGTACGCATGGCGGGAATTCAGGACCAGCTCAAAGCAGGTTATACCAAGATGGATTTTACCGGTTACACGCCCCAAGGACTATGGAAACGGCTGCTCAAACGGACAGGTCAGATGGTCACGGAGCAGTACCGTACCTATCGCGAAGTCATGCGGGGTCTGGCTAAAGAAAACATACATATCCGCGATATGGAGGATCTGAACGCCAGCCAGCAGGGCGCGATGGAAGATTATTTCCGTAAAATTGTCTTTCCGGTGCTTACGCCGATGGCGGTTGACCAGAGCCGACCGTTCCCACTGCTGCGCACAAAGGAGCTGTACCTTGCGGTGCTGCTTCAGGAGCCGGATGCAGATGAGGATGCGGAGCCTTATTTTGCAATTGTGCAGGTGCCGTCCATTCTTCCACGCTGTGTTCCTATACCTGCCCACGGAAATAGCAAAAAGCAGGAGTTCGTACTGCTTGAGGATATCATTCAAACCTTTATTCAAAATCTGTTTAGTGGATATGAACTGACCGCTGTCGACCCTTTCCGTTTAACTCGCAATGCAGATTTGACGCTCAACGAGGAAGGTGCCGAGGATCTTCTCGAGGAGATTGAAAAGGAGCTTCGCCGCCGTCGCTGGGGCATGCCGGTCAGGCTTGAGCTCGAGGAAGGCTTCCATCCATATGCGCTTGATCTGCTGCGAGAAGAGCTGGAAATCGGTGATCATGTCGTTCCGATTAGCGGACCTCTTGATCTGAGCTTTTTAATGCGTTTTACGGGCGTATTGAAGGGGCGGGAAGATCTGCGCTATTCGAAGCTGGAGCCGGAATATCCGCGCGAGCTGGAGGAGCATGAGCTTATATTCGATACGATCCGGGAACGGGATGTGTTGCTGCATCATCCTTATGAATCGTTTGAGCCGTTGACGGAGTTCGTTCAGCAGGCAGCGGAGGACCCGCAAGTGCTTGCGGTCAAAATGACGCTCTACCGGGTAAGCGGCAAGAGCGAGATTGTGCAGGCGCTGGCCGCAGCGGCCGAGTCCGGCAAACAGGTAACGGTCGTCGTAGAGCTGAAAGCCCGCTTTGACGAGGAGCGCAACATCGCCTGGGCTCGCCAGTTGGAGAAGGCGGGGTGTCATGTCGTTTATGGCCTAGTTGGCCTCAAAACTCATGCCAAGATTCTGCTCGTCGTTCGACGGGAGGAAGATCAGCTGCGTCGCTACGTCCATGTTGGGACGGGCAATTATAACGATAGCACGGCCAAGGCCTATACCGATATCGGGCTATTCACTTCGCATCCGGTCATCGGAGCGGATGCTTCCGCCCTTTTTAACGAGGTGACGGGTTATTCCTCGCCTTATGAGTGGCAGGCGTTCGGTGTTGCCCCAAGCGATCTGATGGAGAAGCTTTTTCGTTTGATCGATCGCGAGCGGGAGCATGCGCAGGCTGGGCGTGGCGGTTATATTGCGGCTAAAATGAACTCTCTCTCCAATCAGGAGATGATCGATAAATTGTACGAAGCTTCCCGTTCCGGGGTGCGCATCGATTTGATCGTGCGCGGCGTTTGCTGCCTGCGCCCGGGTGTTCCAGGTCTTAGCGAAAACATCCGGGTCATTAGCATCGTTGACCGTTTTCTGGAGCATTCCCGGTTGCTTTATGTGCGCAATGCTGGGGAGGAGCAAGTCTATCTTTCCAGCGCAGACTGGATGACGCGAAATCTGACTCGGCGGATCGAGCTGATGTGCCCTGTATTCGACCCGACTCTGCGTGAAAGTCTCATTTCGATCATTCGTCTGCAACTGAGCGACAATGTAAAGGCGCGCGAGCTGAAATCGACTGGCGGGTATGAGCGCGTTCTCCCGGCGGAAGACGAGCAGCTGCTACGCAGCCAGTTCGAAGCAGAACGAAATCGCATTTGGAAAAAAGAAGAAGACGAAAAAGGTGCGAAGATAAGGGTTTGA
- a CDS encoding UPF0716 protein FxsA: MKRRWGPLQKVLAGAAAYLLLEVFAMSWLGSWIGIGGVFLLLAGTAVVGGVLIRTRGRRVWDEIRLKMQGGEPPGHALLNGLCIFVGSLLLIFPGVLGDLVGLTLLLPLTRRFYRMRLYRWMEKLFRRGGGGFGGNGGGQFFMIGRR, from the coding sequence ATGAAACGTCGGTGGGGACCGTTGCAGAAGGTTTTAGCTGGAGCAGCAGCTTATCTTTTGCTGGAGGTATTCGCAATGTCGTGGCTTGGCAGTTGGATCGGAATAGGCGGCGTTTTTCTGCTGCTGGCCGGCACCGCTGTAGTTGGCGGCGTCTTAATCCGCACTCGCGGTCGTCGTGTTTGGGATGAGATTCGGCTGAAAATGCAAGGTGGAGAACCTCCAGGGCATGCGTTGCTGAATGGGCTTTGCATTTTTGTTGGCAGTTTGCTTTTGATTTTTCCGGGTGTTCTCGGAGACCTGGTCGGACTGACCTTGTTGCTGCCGTTGACACGCCGTTTTTATCGCATGCGTTTATATCGTTGGATGGAGAAGTTGTTTCGTCGTGGCGGAGGCGGCTTCGGGGGAAACGGTGGAGGCCAGTTTTTCATGATTGGACGCCGCTGA